The genomic DNA AGGAGGCGCGCGGCTTTTCTTCCTGGGGCTCGGGTTCCGACGCGGGCGGGCTCCCCTTGGATGGACCCGCAGCCTTCTTCGGCGCCTCCTTCTTGGTTTCCTTCCTGGGAGCGGGTGGCGCCGGCTTGGCCTCGGGCTTGCGGTCTGGCTTTTTGTCCTTGCCCGACTGCGGCGAGTCCACCTTGGTTCCGCCGCTCTTGTAGACCAGCGCTTCGGAACTGCTGTTGGACGCGTAGTTATAGACCTCCTTCACCACCTTGACGTTGGCGGTGCTCTTGTTGCGCTCCAGATCCTGGGCCACCTCGATGGCGGAATCCTTGGCATCGAACGGGAACCGGGAATAGATCTCCCACCGTCCGTTGACATAGATCTGGACTTCGTAGGTGAGGACGCGTTCCTTTTCCTCGGCCATCCAGCCTCCCACCGGCCGCCACGGCACACGGGGCCATGCGGCGTTCGCCATCCCTCGCACGTGCCGCGCGGGCAGGCACGATCCCCTTGCGATCTTATATCGCGCAAGCCGGCAAGACAATTGGTCCCATACATTTTGTTGCCCGGACAGTTGGATACGGGCTATTGTACAAGCGATCCGGAACGCCGCGCGCGAGGGGCCCGCCAAGGCACAACATTTCCGGCACAACGGCGCGAGCGGGGATGAGAAATGTCGTTTCTTGCAAATCTGCGGATCGGGACCAAGGTATCCTTGGCCTTGGTCCTGCCCATTGTCGGGCTCTTGGTGTTTTCCGGAAACACCGTGCTGGACAAGCGAAAAATTGCCGGAGAAATGGACCTTCTGGAAGATCTGGCCGGTTTCGCGCCGACCATCAGCGGACTGGTCCATGAACTCCAGAAGGAACGCGGCACTTCCGCCGGCTATACCGGCGCCAAGGGCGCGAAATTCGCGGACCGCCTACCGGTCCAGCGCAAGCTGACCGACGAGAAACTGGCCGCCTACGACGCCGCGCTAGGGCGCCTTGACGTGGCGACCTTCGGCGCCGGATTCACCGGCAAGTTGGACAACGCCAAGGAGGCTCTGGCCAAGTTGTCGGCCATGCGCACCGACATCACCGCTCTCAAGCTGACCGTCCCCCAGGTGGCCGGCTATTATACCCCGACCATCGCCAAGCTGCTGAGCTTGGTCGAGGAAATGGCGATCATTAGCTCGGATGCCCAGGTGACCAAGGCGATCACAGCCTACACCAGCTATTTGCAATCCAAGGAATTCTCCGGAATCGAACGCGCCTCGGGCTCCGGCGGCTTCAGCGCCGGTAAGTTCGACGGTCCCGTCCATCGGCTCTATACCCAAGTGATCGCCAAGCAAGACGTCTACATGGCGGTCTTCAACATCTACGCCACCCAGGAGCAGCGTGACTTCCACAAGAACACGGTCGCCGGCAAGGAGGTGACGGAAGTCGAACGCCTGCGCAAAATCGCCCTCGACAGCCCCTTCGCCGGCACGACGGAAGGCATCGAGGGCCCCTACTGGTTCGACACCATCACCACCAAGATCAACCTGCTGAAGACGGTCGAGGACAAGATCGCCGGCGACCTGCAGGCCCTGGCCGGGCGGATTCACGGTTCGGCCTATGCCGCTTACAACACCTACCTGTTCGTTACCCTGGCGTTGCTGGCGGTGACGTTCTTCCTGGTGTTCCTGATCGTGCGCGGCATCACGCGGCCCATCGCCGGAATGACCAGCGCCATGACCCATCTGGCCAGCGGCGACGTCTCGGTCGAGATCGAGGGTTCCGACCGCGGCGACGAGATCGGCTCCATGGCCCGGGCGGTCCAGGTGTTCAAGACCAACCGCATGGATATGGAGCGCCTGCAACGCGAGCAAGTGGAGGCCGAGCACCGGGCGGCCAAGGAGCGCCAGCAACATCTGCTGGAACTGGCGAATGACCTCGACCGCCGGGTCAATACCAACGTGGCCGCGGTGCTGAGCAACGCGGAACATATCAGCGCCACCGCCCAGGCCATGGGGACGCGTATCGATACCGGCTCCTCGCGGTCTCTGACCGTGGCCGCCGCCGCCAACCGCACTGCGGAGAACGTGCAGACGGTGGCCGCCGCGGCCTCGGAGCTAAGCAGCTCGATCGCCGAGATCAGCCGTCGGGTCGCCCAGTCCAGCCGTATCGCCTCCGAGGCGGTGGAGGAGGCCGAACGCACCAACGCCAAGGTACAGGGATTGGCCGACGCGGCTTCGAAAATCGGCGAGGTCGTGGCTCTGATCACCGACATCGCCGACCAGACCAATCTTCTGGCTCTGAACGCCACCATCGAGGCAGCCAGGGCCGGAGAAGCCGGCAAGGGATTCGCCGTGGTGGCTTCCGAGGTCAAGAATCTCGCCAATCAGACCGCCAAGGCGACCGAGGAGATCGGAGCCCAGATCGGCGCCATCCAGGGCGCGACCGCCGAAGCGGTATCGGCGATTCGTGCGATCACGGGCACGATCAACAAGGTCAGCGAAATCGCCGCGGCCATTGCGGCGGCGGTGGAACAGCAAGGTGCGGCCACCCAGGAGATCGCCCGCAACGTGAAGGACGTGACGAGCGATGCCATGATGGTGCAGGATAGCATCGTCGACGTCACCCGGACCTCGGCATCGTCCTATGGATCGGCCATCGAGGTTCTGTGGGCGGCCGACGATCTGGGGCCGCCGGCCCACGCCTTGAAGACCGAGGTCGAAGACTTCCTGGGCAGCATTCGTGCAGGTGGCGCGGGATAAAAAGACGAGGGAGGAAAATAGGATGGACTTCAACGTCAAGGATGTCGGCACGGACCGCGAGGTCTATCTGTCCGGCAAGCTGAGCTTCGCCGACCACAAGAAGTTCCGCGAAGTGGTACAGGGATTGAAGGCGGGAAACCTGCGGCACTGCACCCTCGACATGACCCGGCTGGAGTCCATCGATTCCGCCGGCCTGGGGTTGCTGATCCTGGTCAAGGACACGGCGAAGGACAAGAACCTCTCCCTCTGCATCCGGGGTCCGAAGGGGCAAGTGCGGAAGATGCTGGAGATTTCCCGTTTCGGGGACATCATCTCGATAACCGAGTAAGGCGGGCGATCCCTTCTAACGGCCGCCGCAG from Magnetospirillum sp. WYHS-4 includes the following:
- a CDS encoding nitrate- and nitrite sensing domain-containing protein, encoding MSFLANLRIGTKVSLALVLPIVGLLVFSGNTVLDKRKIAGEMDLLEDLAGFAPTISGLVHELQKERGTSAGYTGAKGAKFADRLPVQRKLTDEKLAAYDAALGRLDVATFGAGFTGKLDNAKEALAKLSAMRTDITALKLTVPQVAGYYTPTIAKLLSLVEEMAIISSDAQVTKAITAYTSYLQSKEFSGIERASGSGGFSAGKFDGPVHRLYTQVIAKQDVYMAVFNIYATQEQRDFHKNTVAGKEVTEVERLRKIALDSPFAGTTEGIEGPYWFDTITTKINLLKTVEDKIAGDLQALAGRIHGSAYAAYNTYLFVTLALLAVTFFLVFLIVRGITRPIAGMTSAMTHLASGDVSVEIEGSDRGDEIGSMARAVQVFKTNRMDMERLQREQVEAEHRAAKERQQHLLELANDLDRRVNTNVAAVLSNAEHISATAQAMGTRIDTGSSRSLTVAAAANRTAENVQTVAAAASELSSSIAEISRRVAQSSRIASEAVEEAERTNAKVQGLADAASKIGEVVALITDIADQTNLLALNATIEAARAGEAGKGFAVVASEVKNLANQTAKATEEIGAQIGAIQGATAEAVSAIRAITGTINKVSEIAAAIAAAVEQQGAATQEIARNVKDVTSDAMMVQDSIVDVTRTSASSYGSAIEVLWAADDLGPPAHALKTEVEDFLGSIRAGGAG
- a CDS encoding STAS domain-containing protein, with product MDFNVKDVGTDREVYLSGKLSFADHKKFREVVQGLKAGNLRHCTLDMTRLESIDSAGLGLLILVKDTAKDKNLSLCIRGPKGQVRKMLEISRFGDIISITE